One Triticum dicoccoides isolate Atlit2015 ecotype Zavitan chromosome 3B, WEW_v2.0, whole genome shotgun sequence genomic window, CAAGTGAGAGAGGCTTTTAACCATCGTGGAAGAAATTGCACAATGACATATAGTGACATTTGGTATGGATAGCTTTACTTTTGTTGGCAACATGGCGAATTTGCCTCTATGCAAGGCTAGTTTTATGTCTTCTGTTGTCAAGTCCCAATCTAAGAAAACTTCTTTTTTGTCAGACTATTGTGTTAAGATTTTCACTTAATTATTAATGCGAATTTGCGGTTTGGAAGTTCTTTGCTATATATATTATATGTTGTGTATCTGAATACCCACTTTTTTATTTTAGATTATGCACTTAGGCTCAACTTGCCCAGGCTCCACAAAatttctggctccgccactggttgGAGTATATGGAATGTTAGATATGACAAGATTTTCAGAAGAGCTGCTGCACATCCCCAATGCTGGAAATACTACCTAAAGGAGGGCCTCTCTACTGCACTTATCAGGGCCAAAGATGCCAAAGCCAGCAATATCAAGTCCTGCATATATAGTTCCCTTTAACTTTCTTTATGTTTTATATAACACTGGTATTGGATGATCCCTTGTGGATGTTATTTATTTTCCTCTGTAAATATTTTACATTAATGAAAATATACCGTAGAACAAGTCGGTTCGAAAAAAAACATACTACTACTACCATATTCCATGTGTCATGTGTGACAAAATGTATATAAcctcttttgtttcttgttttggGGGAGAGGGGAGAAGAGCTTAATTTGTTGAAGGACATTGAATGCCTCCAGGAGCATTATGAGTAATGCACATGCGTGTGAACTGCAAAGGACGCACACCTGATCACTACACTCTGTACAGCGTATGCCACGATTATTAGGTGGCAAAGGTGCCTTTTGTAGATCAATCAGAGGAAGCCGTCCGTTCCGTTCCGAAGCAGAAAACTCAAGGACGGCATCCTTGCTGCCGAACTCAAAAATCCAACGATAACCACTAATTAGCTCAGTCGCAGCACGCCGTGCATGAGAATGAGAACGATACGTGACGAGAGTTTGTTCCTCGTCCATTGAACGCTTCTACTCGTTGTGGCTCCATTTGTCAGGCTAGCATCCGATCAGATCAATTGTGCATGCGCCCGCTACTTCCAGTTGTGATCCCAAAAAGATTTCCCTATCTAACTATTACTTCGAAAAGGACATGGAAACATGGTTATTATGATGGCAAGTAGTACGGGGTTTTGGGACCCCAAAGTGATGTGGCCGGACGAGACTTTGGGGGCACGGGATGAATAATTCGCGGAGAAGCGAGGAAATAATACCCGCCATTTCAGCCCACGGATATACAACTGCTCAAGTAAGTTAGAGTACTCCAAAGTTGGACTTCGACCAggtgttcaaaaaaaaaaaaagttgGACTTCGACCGTATTTTTATACTTTGCCGGGCGTGCACATGCCCCCGTGGACTAGCGCCGAGAGTCATAGTCATCGccattaagagcatctccaatagatgatccaAATATAAAAGTATCTAACTTTTAGACCGTTCGGGGCAAACAACGGTGCTTCAACAGACGGTTCATATGCACACAAAAAAAAAAGGACTGCGGCCTCCttgtgatgtaaaatacaacacctcGCGGTGCAAATTTATATCACGAGGTGCATCTGGTTCAAAACCAGCCGTCGCCTGCGAACGCCCAACCGCCACTACCTTTCCTTTCCCGCCCGCGCCCACCCGAAGGCCAGCCGGCCGGAATCCGCCGCCGCGACCGCCCAAAACCTCGTCGGCGGCGTCGCCACCACCCCACATCCCCGCCGTCGCCTCCCTCGCCGGTAGCCGGCTCGCAGCCGCCCGGACGCCGCTGAATCGGAGGCAGCCGGCGCGGGATCCGGTGCCTCCGGTGGTCCGGCTGCCGCGGTAGGCCTCCGCCGGGTCTTAGGctgccgccaacctcctctccgtCGGCCGTGAGCCTGTCCACTGCCGTTGTGCCGGCCGCACGACCGCCGCACCAAGCCCTTCGCCCGGCTGCCGAACTATTCTTCGCCGCCCGCCGGGCTCTTCTTGGCCGGCCTCCAAGCTCATTTCTTATCACCGCCGCCGTCCGGAGCCGACCGCAGTCGTCCGCAGCCATCAGCAGCAGCCAATCCAACCGGCCATCTTCTTCCACCGCGCGCACAAGGTGTTCGACGGAATTCCCCAAGGTAAAAAAATGATGAAACTTGATGATTTAACTTGGGATTGGATAGTATGTTTGACGGTGGTTGTGTGCATTGTAGGTCACTGCCGCTTTGCGCATGATGGCATATGGTGTTCCGGCAGATTACATTGATGACAACTCGACGATGGCGGAGAGCACTTCTATCTTCTATGTCAAGCAATTTGCAATAACTATGGTAGAAGTGTTCGGTCCACAGTACTTGAGAGCACCCAATGCCAGGACACTCAGaggcttttggagatgaacaaagcttgAGGGTTTGCAGGTATGCTCGGGTCTGTggattgcatgcattggaaatgaaagAACTGTTCAAAACCATGGCATGGACAATTCAAGAGTCGTGGGAAGGATGCCACTATCATTCTTGAGGCAGTTGCTAATCATGAaacatggatttggcatgcatatTTTGGTATGCCCGGTTCTTGCAACGACATCAACGTGCTCGACCGGTCACctctctttgccaacttagcaaatGGAGAAGCACCACCGGTGATCTTCGAAGCAAATGGCCGCACCTACAACTAtgggtactatcttgcagatgggaTCTACCCGAGGTGGAGTACATTCGTCAAGTCGGTTGCAAAACCTGAAGGTAAGAAAGAACTTGTCTTTCATAATGCAcaagcggcggctagaaaagatgttgagagggcatttgggATTTGCAATCCCAATTTGTTATTGTGCGAGGACCATCTAGATTTTGGGACCAAAAGATCCTTTGATACATCATGACCGCTTGCGcgatcatgcataacatgatcattgagaacGAGCGTGGAAAAAATTAGATTACAACTTTTATCAGTTGATGGGCATTCGTGTTAACCCCATGCGCAAAGAGGAGCGCATCAGACATTTCATGAAGGTGTACAGCGGTATTAGAGACACCGATGTGCATGACCAACTCCAGAAAGATTTGATGGAAGAGCACTGGAAATGGCATGGCGAAAGATCCGCATAGATTCATTATTTTTGTGTTCAAGACTATGTTGTATTGTGCAAAACTATGTTGTATTTGTGTTGCATTTCATCTCCTGGATCTGAAGAACTATTTAATAATTTGATATTGTGGACATGAATATTTTTTATGTTGTTTTAAAACATGTTTTGTGCAATATGTATGGCTGTACAGTGGCTGGACAGCAACTGCTGGCTGGTTTTGGACCATGAATTTGGACCATCTATTAGAGTTGCTTTTTTGAACCATGAATTTGGATCAtccgttggagttggccttttttCGGAGCTCCAAAACGCATTTTTTGACGGTCTAAATTTTACATCTCTAATTTTGAACCGTCAAAATTTAGACCATCTATTAGAGATGCTCTAAACCATTGAATCGATCTAAAGCGCCTAACACTAAATCTCAGTGTCGCGAATGCACGGCAAGAAACACTAACCTCGTCACTTGAAGGAGATGCCAGAAATCTACACTAGAGCTCTGACGTCCCTCCGTTCCGATGGACAAATCCGACGAGAATCAGAAACCGAAAGTCCACCCGGCCTAAACTACTGGTCGAAGCCGAGGCACCGGGATCCCCGCCACCGGCTGCTCCAACGGCAGGCAGGGAGCAGGTGGATCCACAAATTTGCCGATGAAGCTTGGAGGGAATGACTGTCCTAACCGCTGCAGTCACGGGAGGTAAAGAGAAATCCTCAGATAGTTGTCCATCACAAAGGAAAAGCATTGTTGTATGAACAAAGACAGTTCGTTCCATGTCAAAAAGAGAAAAGACAGTTCGACATATAATATTATAGAGTAACTAATTAACATAACGCGCCAAGCAGGCAAATGTCACAGTTTGGCTCAACTGGTCCAGACCATACATAAAAGACAAGGATGCACCAAAAGCGTCTACTGCACCACACCGTCTCACACAACATAACAGTTTCAGGTTTGCACTTCAGCCGGTGTTCTGCATACCGGCGGCGATGCCCTTCATGGTCAGGATGAGGGTGTCCTCGAGCCCCGGCGCATATTCGCTCGTCGGGTTGAGCTTCACGAGCTCGGCGGCCGACTTCCCGGACTCCATGATCTCCTTGGACAGATGAGGCCCAGACTGTGAATGGAAGCTAGGGTCCCTGATACGCTTCAGTGTGTAGGCTTGGCAGACATTCAGCGTTGTGATGTAAGAATCACGGAGCCGCAGGCTCTGTCTCAGGTAAGGATCGCCCTCCAGGAGGTCCTTGTGCCCAGCTACCTGAACATTTTCAGAGTTACATGGCAGTGAGGGACAAGATAACAGTGAAAAAAATTGGTGACACCATTCCAGTTTATGCATCAATTTTTTTGTATGACAGCTGCTAAATTGCCATCAGATATATAAAAAATTGTATGGTTTGCAAATTTGGTAGATGTCCACGGTTGGAGGCATATTAAAATCAAAATGGTATTGCAAAGAATGCGTAGAGGTGTTAGAGAATCACCTGTAGAAGAAGTTGCTTTGTTTCTTCATAGTTTGCTCGAAGACGCTCCCCAAACGGCCATAAATCATCAGAAACCAGCAGCTTGTCATACAGAGCCGCTATACCAGGGTCACCCTTGGCAAACACCATCTCAACCAAGTCTATTGTAACCCTGAAAAACGGCCACTCATTGTACATCTCCTTTAGGGTTTGAAGATTACGGATATCCTTCTGCAGGACATGCTTGAATGCTGCGCCAAAACCAAGCCACACTGGCAGGTGGAATCTGGTCTGCGTCCAGGCAAATATCCAAGGAATCGCACGCAGCGATTCGATGCCTCCACTTGGCTTCCGTTTTGATGGCCTACTTCCAATGTTCATCCTGCCATATTCCAGCTCTGGTGTTGCCTATTTGCCAGAGAAATTGCAAAATCAGGATCACTTGTGCATACCACTAGAACAATAATTAGCATAAGAACTGTGAAGGACTATCACACCAGTTTCCTTGTTTTTGTGGCCAATGAAGACAATACAAAGCAGTATAAATAAGTTCATTGAAATAGTTGTATGGTGTAACTTCCTTATGTAGCTTGCCGAGTTCCCACTTTGACATAACCCTAGTGAAACTACGTGCGCTAAAGAGAAGCTACAATTGAAACTTTGTGTGCTAAATGTAATCTATATTACCTTATCTAAAAAGATATATTGTAGAACACTATTTAGCCAAAAAAAAGGTAAACTGATGAAAAGAAACACGAATTAGAATGCAGACTTACAAGGCGGAAATATTCAACAAATCGTGGCTCTTGGAAGACAATGGATCGGTATTCTTCTGTGGCAACAACAGCCATTTCATCCATCAAAGCACGCCACTCTGGTTTTGGTGCGATTGGTGGATGCATACCATGTTCAAGAGTAGCAGCTGTAAACCGTTGAAGCGTTCTAAAGCACAAATGCTCCTCCCCGAAGGACTGCTCAATGACTTCACCTTGAACAGTTACCCGAAGTGATCCATGGATTGTCTCTGGAGGTTGTGACAGTATAGCAAGATGGGTAGGACCCCCACCTCTTCCAACAGTCCCTCCTCGTCCATGAAACATAGTCAACTTAATCCCAAAAGCCTTAGCAACCTTAATAAGCTCCTCTTGAGCTTTGTACAGTTGCCAACCAGCAGAGAAACGGCCAGCATCCTTCCCAGAATCTGAATAACCAATCATTACTTCTTGTTTTCCATTGATTCTGTTTCTGTACCACTCAACGGAGAAGAGTCGTGCCAGAGCTGCTGGTGCAGCTTCCAGATCTGCTAGTTTTTCAAACAACGGCACAACTCTCAGTGGCTTCTTCACATGACATTCGCGCTGCAGAAGCTCAACTGCTAGAACATCCGAAGGAGCTGTTGCCATGGATATCACGTACGCACCAAAGCTATCAGATGGAAGTTCAGCTAACACATGGAATGTATCTAAAACCTCAGCAACTTCGTTTGTCTTGGGAAGATCAGGACCAAATAGCGGCCTCTTTCCATTGAGCTCAAATAGTAGCCATTCTTGGCGTTTCTCCTCTGACCATTCACGGTATGATCCTACCCCAAGGTATTTAGTTATGGCATCCATAACATCAGTGTGTCTTTCAGATTCTTGCCTGATATCTAGTCTAACAAGGGATAGTCCAAATGTTGACACTTGCCGCAAAAAGTCGAGAAGATTGCCATCTGCAATAGTGTGATCACCACAGGCACAGAGGGACCTGTAACAGAGTTCAAGAGGCTCCAAGAACTGCAGAAGAAGAAATAAAGGTGAGATATACGATACATGAAACGGCTATGGTAATGCATATCTTGGAGAAGTTTGACCTCCAATAAATTATCTTACAGTGTTGAACGTACAAGCGAGTAAGAAATGTATAAATTTTAGCCTGACAAAAAGTAAAATCACTCTAAATTCACTTGTAGATACCTGCTCAACATCAGTGAAGATTGCATCATCGGGAATTTCAGAAAACCCACTGGCTAATAAATGGCGTGATCGCTCACGCGTATTGTACAGTTTATCTCTGACATCACTCAGTATTACACGATAGGGTTCGCTTTGAGGAACTTGCTTCCAGAACTCTGAATTCAAGACAGCATGTTAGCATGCACTTGGCGCTACCTAATTCATCGAAGTCATAGagaaggcaaggaaaacaagtaaaCAACACAACAGGACTGATGCAGAAATGGTTGGGACCACTATTCATGTAGTAAGCCCGAAATAAGTTCCACTGTAACCAATGAAGGAGAACAATAAAAGATTACCACATAAAGAAAATAATGAAAAAAGAACTCTCATTTTAATCGAGTGTAGTTCACATTTCTGTGGTTTTCTCTTCCTATCCAGGTTCTGATACAAAAGGTGCAAAAAGGTCCTAATTATCTGAGAATTCAGAAGATGTGGCGGCAAGTCTGATCGAGTCAATTCACATTGATAACTAACGCTAACATACATATAAATGTGTTAAAATTGGTCATGCACAGGCTAATAAATAATTTGATCAAACATTTGGCAATGCATGACATTCAACACTGCTTATATAATACAGTAAAATATAATAACAGGCAAGGAGCGCATGTATTTTTTTATCATCGTGGTACATGTACCTATGTAGTGTTTTGTTGTGTCTTTCTTTGACGCACGGTGTAATTGATCAGCTTTTACGCGTAGTTCATCACTGCAGCGCCACATAGATAACTGCAGATAATAAAAAGAATCTTCAGACTTCAATACACCATCACAGCACTCATTTGAATAGTAGATTTTAAATTTTTTACCTCAAACATCAGATCCTCTATCTGTGCATAGTACAAGTTAGCAGCCATCATTCTTGCTAACAAACATACATCCCTTGTGACCTCTGGTGTGACTCTTGGATTCCCTGCCATCGACATCATATTGGAATGATATTTAaaaaaaaaattgcaaacaggatgTGAGAGATGTGTCGTATACCATCACGATCACCACCCATCCAAGAAGAGAACTGAATGAGAGGGGCATTGTAAGGCACTCTCTCTTTTATGCCAATGTTCTTAAGAGCAGTATCTACCCTCCGTAAGAACTTGGGTACACCCTTCCATATTGTCTCATGGAAGTAACTCATTCCAGCACGCATTTCATCCTGTGGAGTAGGAGGTGCCCGTCGGATTTCATCAGTTCTGAAGGCAGCTTGAATCTGCAGATAAGAATTTATATAAGAAATCAGAACCACGTTCTTGTATAATCTTTAATGAAGATGAAAGTCTAACTGATCAGTGAATAGAGTAGCAACGTGCCTACCCAAGTTCCTAGAAAGACAAAATTACCTCTCTCTGAAGCGCCTCATCAAGTTCCTGCTTCTCATCTGGAGTTATGTCTTTTGCATAAAGTTGTGTTAAGCAATTCCTTATCCTACAAATAGAAAGTAAACAAAATCATACAAGGCCATAAATACATGCATATCAGTAACATATATTTCTCTGGCACTGTGCACAATATAATATTGAACGTGGTGCAAGGTTGCAGTGAACCCAT contains:
- the LOC119277043 gene encoding phosphoenolpyruvate carboxylase, housekeeping isozyme → MARNAADKATSIDAQLRMLAPKKLSEDDKLVEYDALLIERFLCILQGLQGDKIRETVQECYELAAEYERTLDPKQLDEIGNLLARLDPEDSIVTTKSLSHMLILANLAEEVQIAYRRRQKLKSGDFADENSATTESDIEETLKRLVCQLKKSPLEVFDALKNQTVDLVLTAHPTQSVRRSLLQKHGRIRNCLTQLYAKDITPDEKQELDEALQREIQAAFRTDEIRRAPPTPQDEMRAGMSYFHETIWKGVPKFLRRVDTALKNIGIKERVPYNAPLIQFSSWMGGDRDGNPRVTPEVTRDVCLLARMMAANLYYAQIEDLMFELSMWRCSDELRVKADQLHRASKKDTTKHYIEFWKQVPQSEPYRVILSDVRDKLYNTRERSRHLLASGFSEIPDDAIFTDVEQFLEPLELCYRSLCACGDHTIADGNLLDFLRQVSTFGLSLVRLDIRQESERHTDVMDAITKYLGVGSYREWSEEKRQEWLLFELNGKRPLFGPDLPKTNEVAEVLDTFHVLAELPSDSFGAYVISMATAPSDVLAVELLQRECHVKKPLRVVPLFEKLADLEAAPAALARLFSVEWYRNRINGKQEVMIGYSDSGKDAGRFSAGWQLYKAQEELIKVAKAFGIKLTMFHGRGGTVGRGGGPTHLAILSQPPETIHGSLRVTVQGEVIEQSFGEEHLCFRTLQRFTAATLEHGMHPPIAPKPEWRALMDEMAVVATEEYRSIVFQEPRFVEYFRLATPELEYGRMNIGSRPSKRKPSGGIESLRAIPWIFAWTQTRFHLPVWLGFGAAFKHVLQKDIRNLQTLKEMYNEWPFFRVTIDLVEMVFAKGDPGIAALYDKLLVSDDLWPFGERLRANYEETKQLLLQVAGHKDLLEGDPYLRQSLRLRDSYITTLNVCQAYTLKRIRDPSFHSQSGPHLSKEIMESGKSAAELVKLNPTSEYAPGLEDTLILTMKGIAAGMQNTG